TATCTGAGGTGACATCGAGATCGTGTAATTCACCATTATTTAAACCGTAAACCCAACCGTGGATCATCACTTTTTGCCCACGTTTCCATGCGGCTTGCATAATCGTTGAGTGGCCTAGGTTATACACTTGTTCAATAACGTTTAGCTCACAAAGTAGGTTTAATCTATCATGAGGAGCAAGTTCGCCTAACATTGAACTGTGTTTGTACCAAATATCGCGGATATGCAATAACCAGTTATTAATAAGTCCTAATTCAGTTCCTTCAATAGCCGCTTCAATACCACCACAACCATAGTGACCACATACAATAATATGTTCAACTTGCAATACATCAACGGCATACTGAATAACAGAAAGACAGTTTAAGTCGGTGTGGATCACTAAGTTTGCGACATTACGGTGAACAAATAGGTCGCCAGGTGCAGCATTTATCAATTTTTCTGCTGGAACGCGGCTGTCAGAGCAACCAATCCATAAAAAATGGGGTTTTTGGCCTTTACAGAGATCTTTAAAAAACTGAGGATTTTCTTCAGTAACAGATTCTGACCATTGCTTGTTATTGGCTAACAGCTCTTCAATTTTTCTCATCATGACGTGACTGCCTGTAAATTCGGTTTCTCACCATTTGCGCTGACAGTACGCCAACACGAAATAGCACTGTGTTATTGTTGGATGCGAGAGATCCACTAAGAAAGGGTATTTTTATACCATTACTTTTGAATTAATCAGAAGGCTTTTTAAAGCCAAGTGACAGATAATTGTCTGTATTTTTTCGCTTTCAAATAAGATAGATCTTTTTATAGCATTTGTTTAATGAATTTATCAATACATTCTTTGATGTAAATCAAATGTGTAAAAAGATAACTGATTGTTAAGACTACTATTATACTATCCAAAAATAGGTTTATTAAAACATATTATAAATAAATCTTATATTTGTGTTTTTTTTGCTTTTTGATATGGATAAATACAGGGATGATAAAAATCGATAGTCAGCATTGATTGAGATAATAAATGGCGAGATGATATCAATCAGTAAGATTGAGGAACAAGGGCAATAATTTTATTGCTATCAGTTAGGCTAAATGATTACATCAAGGGATGAATTGATTAATACATTAGGAATATAAGCAAGAAGTAACAGTATATAGCATCTTCATCTCTGATTTTTTCTTACATTAA
This portion of the Proteus vulgaris genome encodes:
- the can gene encoding carbonate dehydratase, with the protein product MMRKIEELLANNKQWSESVTEENPQFFKDLCKGQKPHFLWIGCSDSRVPAEKLINAAPGDLFVHRNVANLVIHTDLNCLSVIQYAVDVLQVEHIIVCGHYGCGGIEAAIEGTELGLINNWLLHIRDIWYKHSSMLGELAPHDRLNLLCELNVIEQVYNLGHSTIMQAAWKRGQKVMIHGWVYGLNNGELHDLDVTSDSREKLELSYRQAMAKLSHPR